In the genome of Spirochaetota bacterium, the window AAAACTCAAAAACGGTAAAGACGCAATCGTAATAACAGAAATACCATACCAAGTCAGAAAATCAGCAATCATTGAAAGAATCTCTGACCTCGTGAGAGAAGGTGAAATTGATGAGATATCCGATATAAGAGATGAATCAGACAGAGATGGAATAAGAATAGTAATAGAACTCAAAAGAGGCATCAACCCCAAAATCTTAATAAACAAATTATACAAACACACCCAACTCCAAGAAACATTTAGCATTAACATGGTAGCACTAGTGAATAATGAACCTAAAATACTGTCACTAAAAGACCTAATAAAGTATTATGTTGATCACAGAGTAGAAGTTATAATAAGAAGAACAAAGTTTGACCTAAACAAAGCAGAAGAACGGCTACACATAGTTGAGGGACTTCTAATAGCACTCAACAATATTGACAGAGTAATTTCTATAATAAAATCATCAGAATCGCCTTCTAACGCTAGAACAAATCTGATGAAGGAGTTTAAACTAACAGAGGTTCAAGCAAACGCAATACTGGATATGAAACTTCAAAAACTTACCTCAATTGAAGTTAAGGATCTCAAAGAAGAGCATAAATCACTTGTTGGGACAATTAAGGATCTAAAAGATATCCTTTCAAATGAAAATAGAGTTTTCAAGATCATTAAAGATGATTTGAAATATCTTGCGGAAAAGTATGGAGACGAGAGGAGGACAACGATTGAGTATGGCGAGATTGAAGAAGTTGAAGAGAAAGAACTAGTTCAGAAAGAAGATGTAACAATAATACTTACAAACCTTGGAATGATAAAGAGGATGCCACTTTCTGTTTATAGGTCTCAAAGGGCTGGTGGTAGAGGTGTTTCCGCTACTTCTACGATGGAAGAGGATTCTATTGAACACCTTGTGATAGCAAATACACACGAAGAGTTACTTATATTCACAGACAAAGGTAAGGCATACTCATTGGATGTTTATAAAATTCCTGAAACTTCAAGGGTTGCTAGGGGTACTAACATAAGAACACTACTTAATATAGGTAATGAAGAGACAATCAGGTCGCTTGTGGTGTTTGACAAGGAAGCGAAAGGGTTTATAACTATAATCTCTAGAAAAGGCATGGTAAAGAAAGTTGATGTTGATGAGTTTAAGAACATAAGGTCAACAGGTATCATCGCACTCTCTACCGAGAGTGGAGATGTTTTGCAGGATGCTGTATTCACAAGAGGTGATGATGATATTATAATAGCAACAACAAACGGACTTGCGTTAAGAACATCTGAAAAGAACATAAGACCTATGGGTAGGTCTGCTAGGGGCGTTGTAGGAATTAGATTAAGAAACGACGACTATGTTATTGGACTTATAAAGTATAGTGAGGATAAAGAAATACTAGTAGTCACAGAAAAAGGATATGCCAAAAGAGTTAAAATGAAAGAATTTTCTATCAAAGGTAGAGGTGGGAAAGGAATGATATACTTTGGTGTAAGTGAAAAAACTGGTAAAGTAGTCAGAACACTGAGTGTATCCGAAGATAATGATGTTGTTATAATAACATCAAAAGGTATGATAATAAGAATGCCTGCTAACAACATATCACTTATGGGACGACCAGCGAGAGGTATAAGAGCGGTTAATCTCAAAGAGAACGATACTGTTGTAGATGTAGAGGTTCTTGAATAAGATGGATAAAATTATTCAAGTTAATTCAGTATCCCAAAACTTTTTCGTAAAAGACCCAAATAGACTTGCGTATTATATACCTGTCAAAGCACTTGAAGATATAACTTTTGATGTTATTAGAAATACAACTTTATCTATCGTAGGTGAAAGCGGTTCAGGTAAGACAACGATAGGAAACATCGTTCTAGGTGCGATTAAGCCAACAAAAGGAGATGTCCTATGGTATGGAAAATCAATATTCAATAAACAAGTTAAGAAAGATTACCTTAAAATCATACACACAGTTTCCCAAAACCCTCTGAGTTCCCTTAACCCCAGAATGAACGTAAAGAGCATAATAACTGAACCCCTACTCTTCAGAGAAAAATTGTCAAACAAAGAGGCTGAGGACAGAATAGCAAAAGTTGTTGAAGATGTGAAATTGAGTAAAGACATACTTTACAAATATCCACACGAGTTAAGTGGAGGAGAAAAGCAGAGAGTAAGCATCGCAAGAAGTATCATATCACAACCATCTATCATAGTTCTGGATGAACCAGTATCTTCTTTAGATGTATCTATAAGAGCACAGATACTCAACCTACTTGTTGACATCAAGGCAAGGTATGGACTTACCTATATCTACATATCTCACGACATTTCAACCACAAGGTTCATATCAGACTACCTTCTAGTTCTGTATAAAGGTAGGATAATGGAAATCGGAAACTCAGAGAGTATCTTTTCAAATCCTACAAACCCATACACCAGGTTTCTTTTATCTTCTGTCCCTAACCAGAAAATTGTAGAAGAGTTCAAAACTCTTGAGCGAGAAGAAGAAAGTAAAGGTTGTCCATTCTACAATCGCTGCCCTATAGCAACTTCAATCTGCAAAACCACATTCCCAGACAAGAAAATAATTAAGGAAAACCACATATCTTACTGCCACAACATATAGAAATATAATAACCCTCTCAAGACAAGATTTTTTTCTTGATAAACTAAACATTATATTTGATAATTAATCATGTTATGAGAAAACTAGGTTTGGAATTATACAAAATAAGATCAAGTAAAACAAACTTAGAGGTCCTACTTAACCTTGATAGGATAAGAAACCACGATGACTTTATTAGCCTACCCTTTGTAAACTGGTTTGTAAGCAATACAAACATAACATTTCAAAAACTGTGGAATTTCTTCTTCTTTACACCTATACTTGAGGCTTGGAAGAAGGATGGGAAAATTATTTCAGAATTTCTGATAAAGAATAACAAATTCAGGAAAACATATGGTGAAGAACACATTGAGCTTTTCGTTAATGAAAGACTAGTAACACTTGATATACTACCATCAGAAGCATTTGACTTCTTAGAGATAGAATCGTCTCAACAACTTAGAGTTTGGGACCATAACACCATATTAGTTTCAAAGAATATCATTCATTGCCAGTCATGCCATAACAGATTCCTTACAAGCGAGATAGTTGAACCTTTAGATAGTAGCAGTGGTATATGCTGGTATTGTGCTGAAAGACTAACTCCTCACGAGAGAAGGATACTGGAAACACCAAAACTATTCAGAAATAGGATAGATGAAACTTGGAAATTACTAGATAAAAAACAGAGAGAGAAGATCGTGTTTGACATTCTAAGAAACACTAGAACACACTACAAAATATCTGACATTCATGAACTGAAAGTTATATCAAGAGAGGTCGCTTCAGAAAACAGTATCTACAACACAAACAAACTAACCAAGAGAGAGTTAGAAGAACTTATAAAAACATTGGATAGAGATTATTTTATTGATTGGTGGGGTAAGATATTATGAGACCTCCAAAACCATCTAAAAACAAAATGTTTCACAGGTACGCCAAAAAACAGCATATAATCAATAATAACACCCACCTACACGATATAACCTTTAAATGTGATGAAACTGTAATAACAGGTGTTTGTCCAATATGCAGACAAAACACATACTATGATCCTTCAAACATCATAGTCGGTAGTAACATTTTTCATTTTGATTGTGTGTTTGAGTGGGTAAGAGATAATTTTGGAGTTGATAAAGACAAAAAGATTTACTACATTGGTTCTAAAGCATTTGGAATATTCTGGGAGAGCAAAAATGGCAAGAAATTAGAAATGTTAAAAAGGATAAACCTTGAAGAGTATCTAAATACATATGCTAGATAGAATATTTAACCTAATAAATACACTGGAAGAGATATTATTAGCCGAAAGTGATATATACTCTGTTGATTTCAAAAGTATATGTCTTAAAACACTATCTAACGATATAGATTTCGGTATATACTCAGAGACTCACAAAGGATTTCTAATTAGTTTTAGATCCAAAAATACGAAGATCCTCAAGGATGTTATAACTCCTAATGAGATTTCAAAGTCCCCAACTATTCACGATGATAATACAGTCTATGCTGATCTACTTGTATTCACTAGAAAGTTTCACAAAAAGATAATAATAAGGCTTGCCTTAGGACCTTTGGATAACGACCAAAAATCATTGATAAACAAGATTATCAAAAACTTTTACTCTTTTCAAGAAATGTATGATAAAAACTATGTATTCCAAGAACTCCTTGAAATACTAAAAGAAACAACAGAAGT includes:
- the gyrA gene encoding DNA gyrase subunit A yields the protein MERIIETVLEEEVKKSYLTYAMSVIVSRALPDVRDGLKPVQRRILYTMEELGVRSNTPYKKCARIVGDTLGKYHPHGDASVYEALVRMAQDFNMRYPLIDGQGNFGSIDGDPPAAMRYSEARLEKIAEEMLKDIDKNTVDFRPNFDNSLEEPTVLPSMLPNLLLNGATGIAVGMATNIPTHNIKEVADAISYYIDHRNCSVRDLMKFIKGPDFPTGAVVIANEEMFKAYETGDGKIVIRAKMKLEKLKNGKDAIVITEIPYQVRKSAIIERISDLVREGEIDEISDIRDESDRDGIRIVIELKRGINPKILINKLYKHTQLQETFSINMVALVNNEPKILSLKDLIKYYVDHRVEVIIRRTKFDLNKAEERLHIVEGLLIALNNIDRVISIIKSSESPSNARTNLMKEFKLTEVQANAILDMKLQKLTSIEVKDLKEEHKSLVGTIKDLKDILSNENRVFKIIKDDLKYLAEKYGDERRTTIEYGEIEEVEEKELVQKEDVTIILTNLGMIKRMPLSVYRSQRAGGRGVSATSTMEEDSIEHLVIANTHEELLIFTDKGKAYSLDVYKIPETSRVARGTNIRTLLNIGNEETIRSLVVFDKEAKGFITIISRKGMVKKVDVDEFKNIRSTGIIALSTESGDVLQDAVFTRGDDDIIIATTNGLALRTSEKNIRPMGRSARGVVGIRLRNDDYVIGLIKYSEDKEILVVTEKGYAKRVKMKEFSIKGRGGKGMIYFGVSEKTGKVVRTLSVSEDNDVVIITSKGMIIRMPANNISLMGRPARGIRAVNLKENDTVVDVEVLE
- a CDS encoding ATP-binding cassette domain-containing protein, coding for MDKIIQVNSVSQNFFVKDPNRLAYYIPVKALEDITFDVIRNTTLSIVGESGSGKTTIGNIVLGAIKPTKGDVLWYGKSIFNKQVKKDYLKIIHTVSQNPLSSLNPRMNVKSIITEPLLFREKLSNKEAEDRIAKVVEDVKLSKDILYKYPHELSGGEKQRVSIARSIISQPSIIVLDEPVSSLDVSIRAQILNLLVDIKARYGLTYIYISHDISTTRFISDYLLVLYKGRIMEIGNSESIFSNPTNPYTRFLLSSVPNQKIVEEFKTLEREEESKGCPFYNRCPIATSICKTTFPDKKIIKENHISYCHNI